The proteins below are encoded in one region of Longimicrobiaceae bacterium:
- the allB gene encoding allantoinase AllB translates to EDTHAASIHVRGGVIVGVGAYDDVPPAREVVDAGDDVVMPGLVDTHVHVNEPGRTEWEGWETATRAAAAGGVTTIVDMPLNSVPATTSVDGLRAKVAATEGRTSVDVGFWGGVVPGNAGELGALLDAGVLGFKCFLVHSGVDEFPGVDEADLRLAMPILAARNAVLLVHAELPGPIDAATAALGDADPRIYATYLRSRPPSAETEAVELVLRLARETGCRVHVVHLAAAEAVPALRAARAEGLPVTVETCPHYLRFDAEEVADGATELKCAPPIRGETNREHLWDALAEGVIDLIATDHSPCPPAMKLLDEGDFLRAWGGIASLQLSLPAVWTEARTRGHTFRQLAQWMCAAPARLAGLEHRKGSIALGRDADIVIWNPDAEFVVDPARLHHRHPVTPYAGAILAGAVRATYLRGMRIFGEGRVGAAAAGRLILGTDR, encoded by the coding sequence GAGGATACGCATGCGGCGTCCATCCACGTGCGCGGCGGTGTGATCGTCGGCGTCGGCGCGTACGACGACGTGCCGCCCGCGCGCGAGGTGGTGGACGCGGGCGACGACGTGGTGATGCCCGGGCTGGTGGACACGCACGTCCACGTGAACGAGCCCGGCCGCACCGAGTGGGAAGGCTGGGAGACGGCCACGCGCGCCGCGGCCGCGGGCGGCGTGACGACCATCGTGGACATGCCGCTGAACAGCGTGCCCGCCACGACGTCCGTCGACGGGCTGCGCGCGAAGGTCGCGGCGACGGAGGGGCGCACGAGCGTCGACGTCGGCTTCTGGGGCGGCGTCGTCCCCGGCAACGCGGGCGAGTTGGGGGCGCTGTTGGACGCCGGTGTACTCGGCTTCAAGTGCTTCCTCGTGCACTCCGGCGTGGACGAGTTCCCGGGCGTGGACGAGGCCGACCTGCGCCTGGCGATGCCCATCCTCGCCGCCCGCAACGCCGTCCTCCTCGTCCACGCGGAGCTGCCGGGCCCCATCGACGCCGCCACGGCCGCGCTGGGGGATGCGGACCCGCGCATCTACGCCACCTACCTGCGCTCCCGCCCTCCATCCGCCGAGACGGAGGCGGTCGAGCTCGTCCTGCGCCTGGCGCGGGAGACGGGCTGCCGGGTGCACGTCGTCCATCTCGCCGCGGCGGAAGCGGTGCCGGCGCTGCGAGCTGCCCGCGCCGAAGGACTTCCCGTCACGGTGGAGACCTGCCCGCACTACCTCCGCTTCGACGCGGAGGAGGTCGCGGACGGCGCGACGGAGCTGAAGTGCGCGCCGCCCATCCGCGGCGAGACCAACCGCGAGCACCTGTGGGACGCGCTCGCCGAGGGCGTGATCGACCTGATCGCGACCGACCACTCGCCCTGCCCGCCCGCGATGAAGCTGCTGGACGAGGGCGACTTCCTGCGCGCCTGGGGCGGCATCGCCTCGCTCCAGCTCTCGCTGCCGGCGGTGTGGACCGAGGCGCGGACGCGCGGCCACACCTTCCGCCAGCTCGCGCAGTGGATGTGCGCCGCGCCCGCGCGCCTGGCCGGGCTGGAGCATCGGAAAGGCTCCATCGCCCTGGGCCGCGACGCGGACATCGTCATCTGGAACCCGGATGCGGAGTTCGTGGTGGACCCCGCGCGCCTGCACCACCGGCACCCGGTCACGCCGTACGCAGGGGCGATCCTCGCGGGCGCGGTCCGCGCGACTTACCTTCGCGGCATGCGCATCTTCGGTGAGGGCCGCGTGGGCGCGGCGGCGGCGGGCAGGCTCATCCTGGGAACGGACCGATGA